One Terriglobales bacterium genomic window carries:
- a CDS encoding acetyl-CoA C-acyltransferase, giving the protein MREVVIASSVRTPVGKAYKGTLRATRPDELGAIAIRGALEGVPQLDTKEIEDVIMGCAMPEAEQGMNVARIASLRAGLPVECSAMTINRFCSSGLQAIAMAAERIMAGGAEVIVAGGLESMTMIPMGGHKVSANPWLVANYPDAYLSMGLTAERLAKRFGVTREMSDEFSLNSHKKALAAIEAGRFEDETVPVPVSFTTPNGSKPKRQEIIFRVDEGPRADTTMEALGALKAAFHAHGIVTAGNSSQMSDGAAAAVVMSAERAKQLGIRPLARFVSFATAGYKPEEMGVGPVFAIPKALKIAGLKLSDIDVVELNEAFAAQALCVIQEAGLDPGRVNPNGGAVALGHPLGCTGAKLTATIIRELKRRNGRYGIVTMCVGGGMGAAGIFENVG; this is encoded by the coding sequence ATGAGAGAAGTTGTTATCGCAAGTTCTGTTCGCACGCCAGTAGGAAAGGCTTACAAAGGCACGCTGCGCGCCACGCGCCCCGACGAACTCGGTGCTATCGCCATTCGCGGCGCGCTGGAAGGGGTGCCGCAACTCGATACCAAAGAAATTGAAGATGTCATCATGGGTTGCGCCATGCCCGAGGCGGAGCAGGGCATGAACGTCGCCCGGATTGCGTCGTTGCGCGCTGGCCTGCCGGTGGAATGCTCGGCCATGACCATCAACCGCTTCTGCTCCTCCGGGCTGCAGGCGATTGCCATGGCGGCGGAGCGGATCATGGCGGGTGGCGCGGAGGTAATCGTCGCCGGCGGCCTGGAATCGATGACCATGATTCCGATGGGCGGGCACAAGGTTTCGGCCAATCCCTGGCTGGTGGCAAATTATCCCGACGCCTACCTATCCATGGGCCTGACAGCAGAGAGGCTCGCAAAACGGTTCGGCGTCACGCGCGAGATGTCGGACGAGTTCTCGCTCAACTCGCACAAGAAGGCGCTGGCCGCGATCGAAGCCGGACGTTTTGAAGACGAGACCGTCCCGGTACCAGTCAGTTTCACTACTCCCAACGGCTCCAAGCCCAAGCGGCAGGAGATCATATTCAGGGTTGACGAAGGACCGCGCGCCGACACGACGATGGAAGCGCTGGGCGCACTGAAGGCCGCATTCCACGCGCACGGCATTGTAACCGCCGGCAATTCCTCGCAGATGTCAGATGGCGCGGCGGCGGCGGTGGTCATGTCCGCCGAGCGGGCGAAACAGCTCGGGATCCGACCGCTGGCGCGCTTCGTGTCGTTTGCCACCGCCGGCTACAAGCCGGAAGAGATGGGCGTCGGGCCGGTGTTTGCGATTCCCAAGGCGTTGAAGATCGCCGGCCTCAAGTTGTCGGATATCGACGTGGTTGAACTGAATGAAGCTTTTGCCGCTCAGGCACTTTGCGTGATCCAGGAAGCGGGGTTGGACCCTGGGCGCGTGAATCCGAATGGCGGCGCGGTCGCACTCGGGCATCCCCTGGGCTGCACCGGCGCCAAGCTGACGGCCACCATCATCCGCGAACTCAAACGGCGCAATGGACGCTACGGCATTGTGACCATGTGCGTCGGCGGCGGCATGGGCGCAGCGGGAATTTTCGAAAATGTTGGTTAG
- a CDS encoding GxxExxY protein: MQVNDLTHAIIGAAMKVHTALGPGLLENAYKVCLMHELRSSGIKLRTEVELPVVYNGVRVELGYRLDMLVEDLVIVELKCVESFTPLHKGQLLSYLKLSNKNVGLLINFQTAHLKDGIQRLVYGRGWDRPDYSASVASVAKN; the protein is encoded by the coding sequence ATGCAGGTCAACGACCTCACTCATGCCATCATCGGTGCGGCAATGAAAGTCCACACCGCACTCGGGCCGGGGCTGTTGGAAAATGCGTACAAAGTCTGCCTGATGCATGAACTTCGCTCCTCTGGAATAAAACTTCGGACAGAAGTTGAGCTTCCTGTCGTTTACAACGGTGTGCGAGTCGAATTGGGATACCGGCTCGACATGCTCGTCGAGGATCTGGTCATCGTGGAACTGAAATGTGTCGAGTCATTCACTCCCTTGCACAAAGGCCAATTGCTCTCCTACCTGAAGCTCAGCAACAAGAACGTCGGTCTTTTAATTAATTTCCAGACGGCTCATTTGAAGGACGGAATCCAACGGCTTGTCTACGGACGTGGTTGGGACAGGCCTGACTATTCTGCCTCTGTGGCCTCTGTGGCTAAGAATTAG